One genomic region from Rosa rugosa chromosome 1, drRosRugo1.1, whole genome shotgun sequence encodes:
- the LOC133725405 gene encoding cytochrome P450 704C1-like isoform X2, translating to MSVMDFLSISLHPISISLAAILLAMFMVRPHARRLCEKRKRYHPVAGTVLNQLINFSRLHHYMTELACKYTTYRLLGFFRSEVYTSDPANVEYMLKTNFVNYGKGLYHHSILSDIAGDSIFTVDGESWQHQRKLSSYEFSTKIMRDFSLQVFRTNAVKLARIISEAITFDQAIEIQDLFMKSSLDSIVRIFLGIDLDTMGGTNEEGIRFSYVFNEVNEFILYRYVDFFWKIKRFLNIGSEAVLKNHIKVIDQFMYTLIKSKMDALHQSEDNLPLKKRDFISRLLEMKETNPKYIKDMGVNFIIAGKDTVATALSWLFYMLCKYPRIQEKISQEVREATNMKDNSSMDELAASLTEEVLDKMQYLHAALTETLRLYPAVPVNAKVCFSDDTWPDGFSVKKGEMVVYQPYAMGRMKYLWGDDAEEFRPERWLDENGIFQPESPFKFTVFQQGII from the exons ATGAGCGTCATggattttctttccatttcatTGCATCCTATATCTATAAGTTTAGCAGCAATTCTTTTAGCTATGTTTATGGTTAGACCCCATGCCCGAAGATTAtgtgagaagagaaagagatatCATCCTGTTGCTGGAACTGTCTTAAACCAACTGATCAACTTCTCTCGGCTGCACCATTACATGACTGAGCTTGCATGCAAATATACAACTTACAGGTTGCTTGGCTTTTTCAGAAGTGAGGTTTACACCTCAGATCCTGCAAATGTTGAATACATGCTCAAAACGAACTTTGTAAATTATGGCAAG GGCTTGTACCACCACAGCATTTTGTCAGATATTGCAGGGGATAGTATTTTTACTGTGGATGGGGAAAGCTGGCAGCATCAAAGGAAGTTATCAAGCTATGAATTCTCAACCAAAATAATGAGAGACTTCAGCCTGCAAGTCTTCAGAACCAATGCAGTAAAACTTGCTCGGATAATTTCTGAAGCTATAACCTTTGACCAAGCAATAGAAATCCAA GATTTGTTTATGAAATCCTCCTTAGACTCAATCGTCAGGATTTTTCTTGGTATCGACCTTGACACCATGGGTGGAACCAATGAAGAAGGTATCCGGTTTTCCTATGTCTTTAATGAAGTAAACGAATTTATCCTTTATCGATACGTTGATTTCTTCTGGAAGATCAAGCGGTTCTTAAACATTGGTTCTGAAGCAGTGCTAAAGAATCATATCAAAGTGATAGATCAATTTATGTATACATTAATCAAAAGCAAGATGGATGCGCTCCATCAGTCAGAAGATAATCTACCC CTAAAGAAAAGAGACTTTATTTCAAGGCTTTTGGAAATGAAAGAGACCAATCCAAAGTATATTAAAGACATGGGAGTCAATTTTATTATTGCCGGGAAAGATACTGTGGCTACTGCTCTTTCTTGGCTTTTTTATATGCTCTGCAAGTATCCTCGTATACAAGAAAAGATTTCACAGGAGGTTAGAGAAGCAACCAATATGAAAGATAATTCAAGTATGGATGAGCTTGCAGCCAGCCTTACTGAAGAAGTCCTCGACAAAATGCAATATCTCCATGCAGCTTTGACCGAGACACTCAGACTTTACCCTGCAGTTCCAGTG AATGCAAAGGTTTGTTTTTCTGATGATACCTGGCCAGATGGATTTAGTGTCAAAAAAGGGGAAATGGTGGTATACCAACCTTATGCCATGGGCAGGATGAAGTATCTATGGGGTGATGATGCAGAAGAGTTTCGGCCAGAGAGATGGCTTGATGAAAATGGCATTTTCCAGCCAGAAAGCCCTTTCAAATTCACGGTCTTCCAG CAAGGGATTATTTGA
- the LOC133725405 gene encoding cytochrome P450 704C1-like isoform X1 translates to MSVMDFLSISLHPISISLAAILLAMFMVRPHARRLCEKRKRYHPVAGTVLNQLINFSRLHHYMTELACKYTTYRLLGFFRSEVYTSDPANVEYMLKTNFVNYGKGLYHHSILSDIAGDSIFTVDGESWQHQRKLSSYEFSTKIMRDFSLQVFRTNAVKLARIISEAITFDQAIEIQDLFMKSSLDSIVRIFLGIDLDTMGGTNEEGIRFSYVFNEVNEFILYRYVDFFWKIKRFLNIGSEAVLKNHIKVIDQFMYTLIKSKMDALHQSEDNLPLKKRDFISRLLEMKETNPKYIKDMGVNFIIAGKDTVATALSWLFYMLCKYPRIQEKISQEVREATNMKDNSSMDELAASLTEEVLDKMQYLHAALTETLRLYPAVPVNAKVCFSDDTWPDGFSVKKGEMVVYQPYAMGRMKYLWGDDAEEFRPERWLDENGIFQPESPFKFTVFQAGPRICLGKEFAYREMKIFSAVLLGNYIFKLSEKKTEVSYRTMINLHIDGGLYVLASPRLKLERS, encoded by the exons ATGAGCGTCATggattttctttccatttcatTGCATCCTATATCTATAAGTTTAGCAGCAATTCTTTTAGCTATGTTTATGGTTAGACCCCATGCCCGAAGATTAtgtgagaagagaaagagatatCATCCTGTTGCTGGAACTGTCTTAAACCAACTGATCAACTTCTCTCGGCTGCACCATTACATGACTGAGCTTGCATGCAAATATACAACTTACAGGTTGCTTGGCTTTTTCAGAAGTGAGGTTTACACCTCAGATCCTGCAAATGTTGAATACATGCTCAAAACGAACTTTGTAAATTATGGCAAG GGCTTGTACCACCACAGCATTTTGTCAGATATTGCAGGGGATAGTATTTTTACTGTGGATGGGGAAAGCTGGCAGCATCAAAGGAAGTTATCAAGCTATGAATTCTCAACCAAAATAATGAGAGACTTCAGCCTGCAAGTCTTCAGAACCAATGCAGTAAAACTTGCTCGGATAATTTCTGAAGCTATAACCTTTGACCAAGCAATAGAAATCCAA GATTTGTTTATGAAATCCTCCTTAGACTCAATCGTCAGGATTTTTCTTGGTATCGACCTTGACACCATGGGTGGAACCAATGAAGAAGGTATCCGGTTTTCCTATGTCTTTAATGAAGTAAACGAATTTATCCTTTATCGATACGTTGATTTCTTCTGGAAGATCAAGCGGTTCTTAAACATTGGTTCTGAAGCAGTGCTAAAGAATCATATCAAAGTGATAGATCAATTTATGTATACATTAATCAAAAGCAAGATGGATGCGCTCCATCAGTCAGAAGATAATCTACCC CTAAAGAAAAGAGACTTTATTTCAAGGCTTTTGGAAATGAAAGAGACCAATCCAAAGTATATTAAAGACATGGGAGTCAATTTTATTATTGCCGGGAAAGATACTGTGGCTACTGCTCTTTCTTGGCTTTTTTATATGCTCTGCAAGTATCCTCGTATACAAGAAAAGATTTCACAGGAGGTTAGAGAAGCAACCAATATGAAAGATAATTCAAGTATGGATGAGCTTGCAGCCAGCCTTACTGAAGAAGTCCTCGACAAAATGCAATATCTCCATGCAGCTTTGACCGAGACACTCAGACTTTACCCTGCAGTTCCAGTG AATGCAAAGGTTTGTTTTTCTGATGATACCTGGCCAGATGGATTTAGTGTCAAAAAAGGGGAAATGGTGGTATACCAACCTTATGCCATGGGCAGGATGAAGTATCTATGGGGTGATGATGCAGAAGAGTTTCGGCCAGAGAGATGGCTTGATGAAAATGGCATTTTCCAGCCAGAAAGCCCTTTCAAATTCACGGTCTTCCAG GCTGGTCCCAGAATTTGCCTAGGAAAAGAATTTGCTTATAGGGAGATGAAGATCTTTTCTGCTGTGCTTTTAGGCAACTACATATTCAAGCTAAGCGAAAAGAAAACAGAAGTCAGCTACAGGACCATGATCAACCTCCATATTGATGGGGGACTTTACGTTCTTGCCTCTCCAAGATTGAAGCTTGAAAGATCTTAG